A genome region from Methanococcoides burtonii DSM 6242 includes the following:
- the glmM gene encoding phosphoglucosamine mutase: MGFFGTNGVRGIANEYITPQLAIDVAKSLGTYMGSKGTVVIGRDTRKSGDMLKSAAIAGALSTGVTVIDIGIAPIPAIQYYVKEHADAGIGVTASHNPREYNGIKLVAGDGSEFSREGEKEVEKIYMSKDFAAASWERTGDLFKDTNANEQYINAIINSVDAESIREKRFKVVVDTGCGAGSLTLPFLLQKLGCKVMALNAQIDGTFPWRNPEPTEDVLTELSDIVKSRGADMGVAQDGDADRAVFFDENGNFIDEDVLLAMMAKCILEDKKGDLVTPVSSSQRMLDVAEEAGVKLHWTAVGSINVARKMMEIGAVFGGEGNGGLIFPEHQYCRDGAMACAKLLEIMASGRKLSHLAENVPTYFNSKTKVHCSDLEPTMENIKESVVGGELEVDTTDGVKIWHNDGWVLIRPSGTEPIIRIFAEAKTLDRAETLMEEGVKLADNCMQK, encoded by the coding sequence ATGGGTTTTTTTGGAACTAATGGAGTAAGAGGGATCGCTAACGAATATATCACACCACAGCTCGCGATAGATGTCGCAAAGAGCCTTGGGACATATATGGGTTCAAAGGGTACAGTCGTCATCGGAAGAGATACCCGCAAATCAGGAGACATGCTAAAATCGGCTGCTATCGCCGGTGCATTGTCCACAGGAGTTACTGTAATTGATATCGGAATAGCACCGATACCGGCCATCCAGTATTATGTAAAAGAACATGCCGATGCAGGTATTGGCGTCACTGCATCACACAATCCAAGAGAGTACAACGGAATTAAACTGGTTGCCGGAGACGGAAGCGAGTTCTCAAGGGAAGGAGAGAAAGAGGTCGAAAAGATATACATGTCAAAGGATTTCGCAGCAGCCAGCTGGGAAAGGACGGGCGACCTCTTCAAAGATACAAACGCAAATGAACAATATATCAATGCCATCATCAATTCCGTGGATGCGGAAAGCATACGTGAAAAGCGCTTCAAGGTAGTGGTGGATACCGGTTGCGGTGCCGGCTCTTTGACGTTGCCTTTCCTGCTCCAGAAACTTGGATGTAAGGTAATGGCACTCAACGCCCAGATAGACGGAACGTTCCCATGGCGCAATCCGGAACCTACCGAAGATGTTCTGACCGAGCTTTCTGATATTGTGAAAAGCAGGGGTGCGGACATGGGTGTTGCCCAGGATGGAGATGCAGACAGGGCAGTGTTCTTTGACGAGAACGGGAATTTCATCGATGAAGATGTCCTTCTGGCAATGATGGCAAAGTGCATCCTCGAAGACAAGAAAGGAGACTTGGTCACGCCTGTCAGCTCATCACAGCGTATGCTGGATGTGGCAGAGGAAGCAGGAGTTAAACTTCACTGGACGGCTGTCGGTTCCATCAATGTCGCAAGAAAGATGATGGAAATAGGTGCAGTGTTCGGAGGAGAGGGTAACGGAGGACTTATTTTCCCGGAACACCAATATTGCCGCGATGGAGCCATGGCATGTGCAAAACTTCTTGAGATAATGGCATCTGGCAGGAAGCTTTCACACCTTGCAGAGAACGTACCGACCTATTTCAATTCAAAGACAAAGGTTCATTGCAGTGACCTGGAACCCACGATGGAGAATATAAAAGAAAGTGTTGTAGGAGGAGAACTGGAGGTAGATACTACCGATGGTGTAAAGATATGGCACAACGACGGCTGGGTGCTTATACGCCCATCAGGAACTGAACCTATCATAAGGATATTTGCAGAAGCAAAGACACTGGACAGAGCTGAGACCCTTATGGAAGAAGGTGTAAAGCTGGCAGACAATTGCATGCAGAAATAA
- a CDS encoding signal recognition particle protein Srp19 translates to MREKGKLVIWPANLDKSRSRKGGRIISRKSSLEAPLLRELTAAAEKLNLNPEVEADKKYPRTWWESSGRILVDNNEAKTMVARKIAKTIKEARGG, encoded by the coding sequence ATGCGTGAAAAAGGCAAACTGGTCATTTGGCCTGCAAATCTGGACAAGTCCAGGTCACGAAAAGGCGGCAGAATAATATCCAGAAAGAGCTCTCTTGAAGCTCCGTTACTCAGGGAATTGACAGCTGCGGCTGAGAAGTTGAACCTGAACCCGGAAGTGGAAGCTGATAAAAAGTACCCTCGTACCTGGTGGGAATCAAGCGGTCGTATCCTTGTGGATAATAATGAAGCCAAGACCATGGTCGCAAGAAAGATCGCAAAGACCATCAAGGAAGCACGAGGTGGCTGA